Proteins found in one Plasmodium knowlesi strain H genome assembly, chromosome: 12 genomic segment:
- a CDS encoding intron-binding protein aquarius, putative has protein sequence MRNSKNGKKKEMSVNKSTEVKSTVEANNGEVNVDVAPPVRSSQKFRFVIEHIDFCLFCKKKKEKNEDTSDSGGLNHCGARGGKDDDDEGDGLDAKEGDIQMNPKKLRFIGKTYDILKKKSFNPKHLKRLENAQYFEKVLWPHYNIYDRLYALENNEVFFCMDNRNVSIYKLYVKHILSIIVFLCYKYEEKGKYEIWDQIIYNKIDEFEKLVEMEKKNYTPKENYKIDERFNMYKEFLVQKFHSLFFNTLKLINYNFIFSECVQNGKLRGESTEKENIVKTCRRRVYKLNFLEKSFVIQFFINIYSSIDKKFLFKLCLDLCNPFIWSSVNYSYLNAFLFEKSKEAKVLYNNLLRVMEKKYLNGKSYNVLGVYTCNCGVVDEDDVKKEKYDEGIILFVNKNEFFYNLINYFLIVLDTFEGESEELDEVASDSSISSMSDTDSENGELDECEKYLEMFNDEEEALLGKEEFGDASVPLGKGNMEESAPLNDNGKDDMGTGASDQEGSHTEDSMVEEEEGITRKCLSGKRAKRISVGGGETGTINATHVDSGEDALQDEVVEFLKSVEGYAKYMSSEDEGDGSYVNQSEHKKEEILRMFWKYEGRLKGKNKQRYLRKVRRSERKDICDDNKFRILFVEKCVEFFIDLLSQLYSRRIVYILIKYFNVLIYCKISSLTKKRKFKELIKLLKYYVEMYINNFSGKPLTYQEISNEHYKNFEFFQTFCYKHFKEHAVLKNYYLKSVFLMNKKKQLLENLSKLEERELLFLCEKLKYLVHGTDGEGENQFEGIKWSREKGKLFQNVSLFSKKQKLFYITVLIENLSFKNNIFEEIDKQCDYPNEKDLFDSVLIDTKDDMKKKRKTFLYTKPLFKLNLQYLCINDYVFRIYNLFKLQSYYDIRKNVLEYVYETNPKNKKVNEHTVCRYVFEIDEHSESNRNDNEVNGKGDKIGRKRKHEDELLGENEINRKDGFSSHERSSVHTYNEYQLNSIVQDVNKIENTYFANERRMSNKIDWFKIVSVDNNNKKVTGEIVIDLKYKYYERVNNEWNMIRPCHILFLVCVKNYTNYYKNKINVINDGDLKKLLGINYVRGCEVFKYENFIEKGEEGDAENSSLKKITVYLDYQQYQKDILNDPEIYNSFNLLVRRKQKENNFFYILNNIKTLIMNPDDAVIPFWVHDIFLGYCDGSLKYYQKSLPGRVSAEGDSQSEQESEEESQPDDQSDDQSDDQPDNQSENQSEDQSEDQSEDQSEDQSDDQSEDQSASDASEEYPSDDGNRDSKNKSRSSKSTKLLKNPLTCNREKLNFIRKNIDDINYMNTFINILHVIKTTNVAYLCVDSSYMNVLSRGGKISVKNLLNEYIEPLFLSYVPIKYGNRKKSLDKDVFKRNILESLYYHICVINGYTKYEMEFVSNFVENIRAVHRYGDYSIFQFVFKEKEYFLILNSYLGKVEKGDDHMCLPIKVGATQNGSSEDTGKDDNDYDVTTIDDRRQVKTLFDKNVERSIEHLSLRGNIYRIPNRIYEDQDYPLEGLLIHTKKRNSTNVVLAKRVGVENGAEERNVVEGASTGPAKRMYYTERQIECIKSGVYEGITIIEGVPGSGKTSILNKIINILFKNKRKEKILICTHSNSCLNYIFNLLVKENLIHQKYLCRVGMGELDIENLRAEYEEVERNLTRNGIGRGNESSMVNKAGDDFFDEDDNFNFSKYGRINYMIDLRQKILNEVNLLSESSSRQKIYHCLSATQYYENHVKKRISNFFKFIKNYSRNGNKQEFFESCITASVDDNDLYNLFLCPKVYVDGREHVEDLIWTGGKEARRCTSKEVEKLHILEEDKECFYLIHPQDQLCILELSVYSVLFPFKKYLNLKLHNVGIDEYLEYKGGFVERGESTPEGDTGKAEEMEENAEAKAEEGIETNDELLAQSGDVCTPRSIFTGDVSGMSFKNDEDDLYVSKYYLAKLINNFEHLNDCRAFEVLKNQRERGVYIIAKLARVIAMTCTHASINRSKIAKLQFYFDNIIIDECTQITENDTFLPLLLQENRYYKSKLKRIIFVGDSNQLPPIIKNKYIKNFANYEQSLYKRFLRLELPSIYLNEQGRMRNEICNIYKYFYSKYNIQISNLECIHRDKFLKNFNPGFTYTYQFIHVDSEEYTPVPYFYQNLLEAEMAVAIFVYMRLLGYGNEVITILTTYNGQKELILDILKNKCLYNKLIGMPKKVTTVDKYQGKQNDYVIISLVRSRSIGYMKNIKRLIVAFSRARFGLYVVGNYNLYKKNYEFKKPLYFFRKNRLELSLQMNEEFNTSQREGNSPTVIVKDLNHFYSIIYSLANAHLQRDCA, from the coding sequence ATGCGTAATTCTAAAAATggtaagaagaaggagatgaGTGTTAATAAGTCAACAGAAGTGAAATCGACGGTGGAGGCGAACAATGGAGAGGTGAATGTGGATGTTGCTCCACCAGTTAGAAGTTCGCAAAAGTTCAGGTTCGTAATTGAGCACATAGATTTCtgccttttttgtaaaaagaagaaagagaaaaatgaggaTACAAGTGACAGTGGAGGACTTAACCACTGCGGTGCGCGTGGCGGAaaggatgacgatgatgaaggTGATGGTCTTGATGCGAAAGAGGGAGATATTCAAATGAATCCCAAGAAGCTAAGGTTTATAGGCAAGACCTATgacattttgaagaagaaaagctTCAACCCAAAGCATTTAAAAAGGTTAGAAAATGCAcaatattttgaaaaggtATTATGGCCGCattacaatatatatgacaGGCTGTATGCTCTAGAAAACAACgaagtatttttttgcatggaTAATCGTaatgtaagtatatacaaGTTGTACGTAAAGCACATACTATCGATTATCGTTTTTTTATGCTATAAATATGaagagaaggggaaatacGAAATTTGGGATCAGATAATTTACAACAAAATAGACGAATTTGAAAAGTTggtggaaatggaaaagaagaattacaCTCCAAAGGAAAACTACAAAATCGATGAACGCTTTAATATGTATAAGGAATTCCTTGTACAAAAATTTcacagtttattttttaatacccTGAAATTGATTAACtataactttatttttagtGAGTGTGTGCAAAATGGGAAACTAAGGGGGGAGAGTACAGAGAAGGAGAATATTGTAAAGACATGCAGAAGGCGTGTATACAAATTGAACTTTTTGGAGAAATCCTTTGTGATACagttttttataaatatttattctAGTATAGACAAAAAATTTCTGTTCAAATTGTGCCTTGATCTGTGTAACCCTTTCATTTGGAGCTCTGTAAATTACAGTTACTTAAACGCATTTCTGTTTGAGAAGAGCAAAGAAGCGAAAGTATTGTATAATAATCTTCTAAGGGttatggaaaagaaatatttaaatgGAAAGAGTTACAACGTGCTGGGTGTATATACGTGCAATTGTGGTGTAGTGGACGAGGATgatgtgaagaaggaaaaatatgatgagggtatcattttatttgttaacaaaaatgaatttttttacaatttgatAAATTACTTTTTAATCGTTCTGGACACCTTTGAGGGGGAGTCCGAAGAACTGGATGAAGTAGCCAGTGATTCTTCGATCTCCTCGATGAGTGACACAGATAGTGAAAATGGAGAGCTAGACGaatgcgaaaaatatttggaaATGTTtaatgatgaggaggaggcaCTGTTAGGTAAGGAGGAGTTTGGAGATGCTTCTGTACCATTGGGTAAAGGGAACATGGAAGAGAGTGCCCCCCTGAATGACAACGGGAAGGATGATATGGGTACTGGTGCGAGTGATCAAGAGGGGAGTCATACGGAAGACTCGATGGTCGAGGAAGAGGAGGGCATTACCAGGAAATGCCTTTCAGGTAAACGCGCAAAGAGGATTTCAGTTGGTGGGGGTGAGACTGGAACCATAAATGCTACACACGTTGATAGTGGTGAGGACGCACTCCAAGACGAGGTGGTAGAGTTCCTCAAGTCGGTTGAAGGGTACGCAAAGTACATGTCCAGCGAGGATGAAGGGGATGGAAGTTATGTCAACCAGAGTGAacataagaaggaagaaatactACGCATGTTTTGGAAGTATGAAGGAAggttaaaggggaaaaataaacaaaggtACCTACGTAAGGTTAGAAGAAGCGAACGGAAGGATATCTGTGACGACAATAAATTTCGCATTTTGTTTGTTGAGAAGTGCGTGGAATTTTTTATCGACCTGTTAAGTCAACTTTACTCGAGACGGATAGTGTATATTCTTATAAAGTATTTTAATGTGTTAATTTATTGCAAAATTTCTAGTCTtacgaagaaaagaaagtttAAGGAGCTGATAAAGCTGTTAAAATATTACGTCgaaatgtatataaataatttctcGGGGAAACCATTAACTTACCAAGAAATAAGCAACGAGCATTACAAGAATTTTGAGTTCTTCCAAACCTTTTGCTACAAACATTTTAAGGAACACGCGGtgttaaaaaattactaCTTGAAGTCCGTTTTTTTGATGAACAAGAAGAAGCAGTTGCTGGAGAATCTATCCAAACTGGAGGAGCGGGAATTGCTGTTCCTGTGCGAGAAGTTGAAGTACTTGGTGCATGGTACGGATGGAGAGGGGGAAAACCAATTTGAGGGGATCAAATGGAGCAGGGAGAAAGGGAAGCTATTCCAGAACGTGTCCCTGTTTAGTAAAAAGCAGAAACTGTTCTACATAACTGTGTTAATCGAAAATTTGAGTTTTAAAAACAACATCTTTGAGGAGATAGACAAGCAATGTGATTACCCGAACGAGAAGGACCTGTTCGATAGTGTACTGATAGATACAAAGGACgacatgaaaaagaagaggaaaaccTTTCTCTATACGAAGCCCTTGTTCAAGCTGAATTTACAATACCTATGCATTAACGATTATGTGTTTAGAATATATAATTTGTTTAAACTGCAAAGTTATTACGACATCAGGAAAAATGTTCTGGAATACGTCTACGAAACAAAtcccaaaaataaaaaggtgaatGAGCATACTGTGTGTAGATATGTGTTCGAAATTGATGAACACAGTGAGTCCAACAGGAACGATAATGAGGTGAATGGAAAAGGAGATAAaataggaaggaagagaaaacatGAGGATGAGTTATTAGGggagaatgaaataaataggAAGGATGGATTTTCATCACATGAGAGGAGCAGTGTGCACACTTACAATGAGTACCAGCTAAACTCCATAGTGCAGGATGTtaacaaaatagaaaatacCTATTTtgcaaatgaaagaagaatgaGTAATAAAATTGACTGGTTCAAAATTGTAAGTGTAGATAACAACAATAAGAAAGTAACGGGAGAAATAGTGATAGACCTCAAGTACAAGTATTACGAAAGAGTAAATAACGAGTGGAACATGATTAGACCTTgccatattttatttctcgTTTGTGTAAAGAATTATACAAATTattataagaataaaataaacgttATTAATGATGGAGATTTGAAGAAGCTACTTGGTATTAACTACGTAAGGGGATGCGAAGTGTTCAAGTATGAGAACTTTATAGAAAAGGGTGAAGAGGGGGATGCGGAAAACAGCAGCTTGAAGAAGATCACTGTATACTTGGATTATCAGCAGTACCAGAAAGATATTCTTAACGATCCAGAAATTTATAACTCATTCAATTTACTAGTGAGGAGGAAACAGAAggagaataattttttctacattttgaaCAACATCAAAACGTTAATTATGAATCCCGATGATGCCGTTATACCGTTTTGGGTGCACGACATATTTTTGGGTTACTGCGATGGTTCTCTCAAGTACTACCAGAAGTCGTTGCCAGGGAGGGTCAGCGCTGAGGGGGATAGTCAATCGGAGCAGGAATCCGAGGAGGAAAGCCAACCGGATGACCAATCGGATGACCAATCGGATGACCAACCGGACAACCAATCGGAGAACCAATCGGAAGACCAATCAGAAGACCAATCAGAAGACCAATCAGAAGACCAATCAGACGACCAATCGGAGGATCAATCCGCATCTGACGCATCGGAAGAATACCCATCAGACGATGGAAACCGTGACAGTAAAAACAAGTCGCGCAGTTCGAAATCGACGAAATTGTTGAAGAATCCTCTAACGTGTAATCGAGAGAAGCTAAATTTTATAAGAAAGAACATTGATGATATTAACTACATGAACACGTTTATCAACATCTTGCATGTGATAAAAACGACGAACGTTGCATATCTTTGTGTCGATTCGTCGTACATGAATGTGTTAAGTCGTGGGGGTAAAATAAGTGTGAAGAATCTGCTGAATGAGTATATAGAGCCCCTGTTTTTGAGCTACGTACCGATAAAATatggaaatagaaaaaaatctCTTGATAAGGATGTGTTCAAAAGGAATATTCTGGAAAGTTTGTATTACCACATTTGTGTGATTAATGGGTACACCAAATATGAGATGGAATTTGTCTCCAATTTTGTGGAGAACATTAGGGCTGTGCATCGGTATGGGGATTATAGCATCTTCCAATTTGTGTTTAAGGAGAAAGAGTATTTCCTAATTCTGAACAGCTACCTCGGAAAGGTAGAAAAAGGGGACGACCACATGTGTCTACCCATCAAGGTGGGGGCAACACAAAATGGCAGCAGTGAGGACACAGGCAAAGATGATAATGACTATGACGTTACGACTATTGACGATCGAAGGCAGGTGAAAACTTTATTCGACAAAAATGTGGAACGCTCCATAGAACATTTAAGCCTAAGGGGCAATATTTACAGGATACCGAACAGGATATACGAGGACCAGGATTATCCGTTAGAGGGGTTACTTATTCACacgaaaaagaggaacagcACAAATGTGGTTTTAGCGAAGAGGGTAGGCGTCGAAAATGGGGCTGAAGAAAGAAACGTGGTAGAAGGAGCAAGTACAGGCCCAGCAAAAAGAATGTACTACACAGAAAGGCAAATTGAATGTATAAAGAGCGGAGTGTATGAAGGAATAACCATCATCGAGGGAGTTCCAGGGAGTGGGAAAACAAGCATACTAAACAAGATTATTAATATACTCTttaagaacaaaaggaaagaaaaaattctcatATGTACCCACAGTAATAGTTGCCTGAactacatttttaatttgctcGTTAAAGAAAATTTGATTCACCAAAAATATTTGTGCAGAGTAGGTATGGGAGAATTGGATATTGAAAATTTAAGAGCTGAGTATGAAGAAGTAGAAAGGAACTTAACGAGAAATGGTATTGGGAGGGGAAATGAGAGCAGCATGGTGAACAAAGCAGGGGATGATTTTTTTGATGAAGAcgataattttaatttttcgaaaTATGGAAGAATCAATTATATGATAGACTtaaggcaaaaaatattgaaCGAAGTAAATCTGTTATCTGAATCGAGTAGTAGGCAGAAGATATATCACTGTTTGTCTGCTACCCAGTATTATGAGAATCATGTGAAAAAACgtatttccaatttttttaagtttattaaaaattatagTAGGAACGGAAACAAGCAGGAGTTTTTCGAATCTTGCATAACTGCATCGGTAGACGATAACGATTTGTATAACTTATTCTTGTGCCCAAAGGTGTACGTGGATGGACGTGAGCATGTGGAAGATTTAATCTGGacagggggtaaggaagcaAGGCGGTGTACTTCGAAGGAGGTTGAGAAGCTACATATCCTGGAGGAAGATAAGGAGTGCTTTTATTTAATTCATCCACAAGATCAATTGTGTATTTTAGAACTCAGCGTTTATAgtgttcttttcccttttaaaaaGTATCTAAATTTGAAGTTGCATAATGTAGGGATCGATGAGTACTTGGAGTATAAGGGGGGTTTTGTCGAGAGGGGAGAAAGCACACCGGAGGGGGATACGGGAAAGGCAGaagaaatggaggaaaatgcGGAGGCAAAGGCTGAAGAGGGAATAGAGACGAACGATGAACTGTTAGCCCAATCGGGTGATGTCTGCACCCCTCGGAGCATCTTCACCGGTGATGTAAGTGGCATGTCGTTCAAAAACGACGAGGACGATTTATATGTGAGTAAATACTATTTAGCAAAGTTGATAAACAATTTCGAACATCTAAATGACTGTAGAGCATTCGAGGTGTTAAAGAACCAGCGTGAAAGAGGAGTGTACATCATAGCGAAGCTAGCCAGGGTGATTGCAATgacatgtacacatgcaaGCATAAACAGAAGCAAAATAGCCAAACTGCAATTTTATTTCGACAATATTATTATCGATGAGTGCACCCAAATTACAGAGAATGATACATTTTTACCCCTTCTTCTGCAAGAAAATAGATACTATAAAAGCaagttaaaaagaataattttcGTTGGAGATTCTAATCAGCTACCACccattataaaaaataaatatataaaaaattttgcaaactATGAACAGTCTCTGTATAAAAGATTTTTAAGATTAGAATTGCCATCCATTTATTTGAATGAACAGGGACGTATGCGAAATGAGATTtgtaacatatataaatatttttatagcAAGTACAATATCCAAATATCCAATTTGGAATGCATCCATAGGGacaaatttttgaaaaatttcaatCCAGGATTTACTTACACGTATCAGTTTATACATGTGGATTCGGAGGAGTACACACCGGTGCCTTATTTTTACCAAAATTTGTTAGAAGCAGAAATGGCTGTTGCTATTTTTGTATACATGAGACTTCTAGGATATGGAAATGAAGTAATTACCATTTTGACTACATACAATGGACAGAAAGAACTGATACtagatattttaaaaaataaatgcctATACAATAAGTTAATTGGAATGCCCAAAAAAGTAACAACGGTAGACAAATaccaaggaaaacaaaacgacTATGTAATTATTTCCCTTGTTCGATCGAGAAGTATTGGatatatgaaaaatattaaaaggcTTATTGTTGCCTTTTCACGTGCAAGATTTGGTTTATACGTAGTTGGAAATTATAATTTGTATAAGAAAAATTACGAATTTAAGAAGccactatatttttttaggaAAAACAGATTAGAGTTGTCCTTGCAAATGAATGAGGAGTTCAATACATCCCAACGGGAGGGTAACTCCCCCACAGTTATCGTGAAGGATTTAAATCACTTTTACTCAATTATATATTCCTTGGCGAATGCCCACCTGCAGCGCGATTGTGCGTAG
- a CDS encoding vacuolar fusion protein MON1, putative codes for MEITSDEEGNSTNGKINKSPSKCANISGVSSESIFGARKSSDDRDGDYNGGDCYGDIAYDPPVGGSPHGTISEGVSFYDAKSINGEKGHSEMKFNSEEEEHAEDQLKGNINEGGLLHCDEINNSYTDEELEKFFEDEENELDAMKNKSAHLMQGHRVVDNSVSIKGGTWLPTGHDNHLDEKGNSNFLWDEECKNLCSNEDLPPSVHGEEGGMKPFEEDKEEGSETSSHSNIIVNKSYERHFTLGTKKLTINTDVTDTKDLGTEKNDDLSFMSNSSHSSAKLNLVEEEKQEESSGSNKNGKMKEEKIKREDAETNSVEGQTSKNENFQGDELGSAQEDDITSMNEDKVKEERANLCEAKKEGEEKDEVGNEKLNKLDSVHYFEKKESQESGNNSKYLFKKKKIHEDQSTPLWYKHKRHFFIFTYSGKPVFTRYGNEENLTSFYGTLLAIISKVESFSFSDYSTDTKVNKRCTGMYRKNSLKYIICKNTKVVYLDKEVLCLVCISKANESTNYILKILNYMYFQIISLLTKSIEKSFQIKPSFDVRYLLDGSDILMCNLISSCSRNMYSIFDGFEPLPLKQDYRNKIHNLISSFKINNVLLSFLIVHDKIIGISVSKYAIHSMDIIILINMITSMKSFKNAESWTPICLPIYNPSLFLYAYINYIRKKICCVYICSHASPRDFFHLSRHTSMIETVLISSGCYDEIVKASDNSPFTLPEIPGIDIIHVCYYIPYLKQYYSSKISVDKVKRILRVYQKCDDILRDSKLPAQIYLEAEYEKFYCIKTNLYHLYLSVPFHVEVNDDNINEILKVISAHHKEIFINNIKQITS; via the exons atggaaattacTTCTgacgaagaaggaaatagcACAAATGGAAAGATCAATAAAAGCCCATCCAAGTGTGCGAACATTTCGGGGGTATCCTCCGAGTCGATTTTTGGTGCAAGGAAAAGTAGCGACGATCGTGATGGCGACTACAATGGTGGTGACTGCTATGGTGATATTGCATATGACCCCCCCGTGGGGGGTTCTCCACACGGTACCATTAGCGAAGGTGTAAGCTTCTACGATGCGAAAAGCATAAATGGGGAAAAGGGGCATTCAGAAATGAAATTCAACAgtgaggaggaggagcacGCGGAGGACCAGCTAAAAGGGAATATTAATGAAGGGGGGTTGCTACATTGCGACGAAATAAACAATTCCTACACAGATGaggaattggaaaaattttttgaggatgaagaaaatgaattagACGCAATGAAGAACAAATCTGCGCATTTAATGCAGGGGCACCGTGTAGTAGACAATTCTGTTTCGATAAAAGGTGGGACATGGCTACCAACGGGGCACGATAACCATCTAGACGAAAAAGGCAATAGCAATTTCTTATGGGATGAAGAATGCAAAAATTTATGCAGCAATGAGGACTTGCCCCCCTCGGTACATGGTGAAGAGGGTGGAATGAAACCATTTGAAGAAGATAAGGAGGAAGGATCAGAGACCTCCTCCCACAGTAATATCATTGTCAACAAAAGTTACGAGAGGCATTTTACGTTGGGTACTAAGAAGCTGACAATAAATACAGACGTGACAGACACCAAGGATTTGGGAaccgaaaaaaatgatgatttATCCTTTATGAGCAACTCGTCGCACAGTTCTGCGAAGTTGAATTTGGTAGAGGAGGAGAAACAGGAAGAGTCAAGTGGGAGTaataaaaacggaaaaatgaaagaggaaaaaataaagcgcGAAGATGCAGAGACTAACTCCGTGGAAGGGCAGACatcgaaaaatgaaaattttcagGGAGACGAGTTAGGTAGTGCACAAGAAGATGACATCACAAGCATGAATGAAGATAAGGTGAAGGAAGAGAGAGCGAATTTGTGTGAagcgaaaaaggaaggtgaagaaaaagacgaaGTGGGAAATGAGAAGTTGAACAAGCTGGACAGTGTacattattttgaaaaaaaggaatctcaagaaagtggaaataattcgaaatatttatttaaaaaaaaaaaaattcatgaagATCAAAGCACCCCCTTGTGGTATAAACACAAAAggcacttttttattttcacctaCTCAGGGAAACCAGTCTTTACAAGATATggtaatgaagaaaatttgacAAGTTTTTATGGGACCCTATTAGCAATTATATCAAAAGTTgaatccttttccttttcagaTTATAGTACTGATACAAAGGTAAATAAAAGGTGCACAGgaatgtacagaaaaaattctttaaaatatattatttgtaaaaatacTAAGGTGGTTTATTTGGACAAGGAAGTTTTATGTTTAGTGTGCATTTCTAAGGCTAATGAAAGTACGAATTATATTTTGAAgattttaaattatatgtATTTTCAAATTATATCTTTATTAACCAAAAGCATTGAAAAATCTTTTCAAATAAAACCTTCATTTGACGTAAGATATTTGTTGGATGGCTCTGATATCCTCATGTGTAATTTAATATCTTCATGCTCTAGAAATATGTATTCCATTTTTGATGGCTTTGAGCCCTTGCCATTAAAACAGGATTATCGGAACAAAATTCACAATttgatttcttcctttaaaatTAACAACGTCTTGTTGTCCTTCTTAATTGTGCATGATAAAATTATAGGAATATCTGTATCGAAGTATGCTATCCACTCGATGGacatcatcatcctcatcaatATGATAACTTCCATGAAATCCTTTAAGAATGCCGAATCGTGGACACCCATTTGTTTGCCTATTTATAACCCAAG CCTTTTCCTGTACGCCTACATCAACtacattagaaaaaaaatctgctGCGTTTACATCTGTTCGCATGCGTCGCCCCGAGACTTTTTCCACCTTTCCAGACACACCTCCATGATTGAAACG GTGCTAATCAGCTCGGGTTGTTACGATGAAATTGTGAAAGCGTCAGACAACTCCCCATTCACGCTCCCAGAAATTCCTGGAATCGACATCATTCACGTGTGTTACTACATCCCATACCTAAAGCAATACTATAGCTCCAAAATTAGTGTGGATAAGGTGAAAAGAATTTTGAGAGTGTACCAAAAGTGCGACGACATATTGAGAGATTCCAAATTACCTGCTCAAATATACCTGGAAGCGGAGTATGAAAAATTCTACTGCATCAAGACGAATCTGTATCACTTATATTTGTCTGTCCCTTTTCATGTTGAAGTGAACGATGATAATATtaatgaaattttaaaagttaTATCGGCTCATCATaaggaaatatttattaACAACATAAAGCAGATTACTTCATAA